One Lactobacillus sp. ESL0785 DNA window includes the following coding sequences:
- the rlmH gene encoding 23S rRNA (pseudouridine(1915)-N(3))-methyltransferase RlmH — protein sequence MNIKIVCVGKLKEKYFKDAITEYQKRLSRFAKVQLVQVPDEKAPEKLSAAEQEKVKEIEGNRILSKIKDKEYVYVTAIKGKERSSEEFARELHDLATYGHSDITFVIGGSLGTSSAVNKRADDLLSFGKLTLPHQLMRVVLIEQIYRGFMINSGSPYHK from the coding sequence ATGAATATTAAAATTGTTTGTGTGGGAAAATTAAAAGAAAAATATTTTAAGGATGCAATAACGGAATATCAAAAGCGATTGAGTCGCTTTGCTAAAGTACAGTTGGTTCAAGTGCCTGATGAGAAAGCACCGGAAAAACTTAGTGCGGCGGAACAGGAAAAAGTTAAAGAAATTGAAGGTAACCGGATTTTAAGTAAAATTAAAGACAAAGAATATGTTTATGTGACTGCAATTAAGGGCAAAGAGCGCAGCAGTGAAGAATTTGCACGTGAGCTGCATGATTTAGCAACTTATGGTCATTCGGACATTACGTTTGTCATTGGCGGCAGTCTTGGAACTAGCTCCGCGGTTAATAAACGTGCTGATGATCTACTCAGTTTTGGTAAATTGACGCTGCCTCATCAATTAATGCGAGTAGTGCTGATTGAGCAAATTTATCGTGGCTTTATGATTAATAGTGGCAGTCCGTATCACAAGTAG
- a CDS encoding energy-coupling factor transporter transmembrane component T yields MNPSFKFILALIISLEISFRISLTTNFLIIALALIYLLIKHIKLANLFALLFIPLIAAVTIFATLYWFTQTPNLRNAWGLSSRIYVYVLTISCVTIDTSAEELARSFEQNFHLPSKFAYGVLAALNIVPHMKQAVKQIRTAGMMRGTYLSFWSPVLYFKAILVALNSADNLAQGMESHGYQEDTPRSTIAVVPIKTSDWLESIILIILLNLALFTLK; encoded by the coding sequence ATGAATCCTAGTTTTAAATTTATTTTAGCCCTAATTATTTCACTTGAAATTTCATTCAGAATTAGTTTAACCACTAATTTTCTTATTATTGCTTTAGCACTCATCTATCTCTTAATAAAGCACATTAAACTAGCCAATCTTTTTGCTCTCCTGTTCATACCACTTATTGCAGCAGTTACAATTTTTGCGACACTTTACTGGTTTACACAAACACCGAACCTCAGAAATGCTTGGGGGTTATCCAGCCGGATTTACGTCTATGTTTTAACCATCAGCTGCGTGACTATCGATACCAGTGCCGAAGAATTAGCCCGTTCATTTGAGCAAAACTTCCACTTACCAAGTAAATTCGCTTATGGCGTCTTAGCAGCCCTTAATATTGTCCCTCACATGAAACAAGCCGTGAAGCAAATTCGTACAGCTGGAATGATGCGCGGTACCTACCTTAGCTTTTGGTCCCCAGTTTTATACTTCAAGGCTATCCTTGTTGCCCTTAATTCTGCTGATAATTTAGCCCAAGGCATGGAATCGCATGGCTATCAAGAAGATACCCCACGGTCAACAATTGCGGTTGTACCGATTAAAACTAGCGATTGGCTCGAAAGTATAATATTAATAATTTTGCTTAATCTTGCTTTATTCACATTAAAATAA
- a CDS encoding ABC transporter ATP-binding protein, producing the protein MTITSNDLTFSYDQNTKILDHVNLKIPARKFSLLIGPTGCGKSTLLKILAGLYPKYAGKVTGTINLGGLKTAMMFQNAGEQFTMATPREEIIFALENLQIDRSHYEERLTAGINFAQITNLLDQKINTMSGGEQQRVALAVLVAMDVDLLLLDEPFASCDPKARSFLITKLAHLRDQGKTILLSDHILSGYRNICDHLFQFKKQQVFEVSPTYKQQLLDVEQQQSSYSFTLPAPSENICFNLTQTELIHRRCLLQQDNLKIIAGKTTLITGANGVGKTSLFNALTKMMPYNGSLTYHGNELRHLKTRKYLLHVAQIFQNARDQFLSVTVNDELALSKKQRTNHYFTDAKIAQALDYLELDNHLDQVVYSLSGGQQKKLQILLMLIADQDVLLIDEPLNGLDHLSSQKVMHLLKESQKNRGQTLLIISHELTGLADWCDYHLVFANQQLTYTTK; encoded by the coding sequence TTGACGATTACAAGTAACGATTTAACTTTTTCATACGACCAAAACACTAAAATTCTCGATCACGTTAACTTGAAAATTCCCGCAAGAAAATTTTCTCTCTTAATTGGTCCTACCGGTTGTGGTAAATCAACTTTGCTCAAGATTTTAGCCGGATTATATCCAAAATATGCCGGTAAAGTCACCGGCACCATCAACCTCGGTGGCTTAAAAACCGCAATGATGTTTCAGAATGCGGGTGAACAATTTACAATGGCAACACCGCGTGAAGAAATTATTTTTGCACTAGAAAATTTACAAATTGACCGCTCTCATTATGAAGAACGCTTAACAGCTGGGATTAACTTTGCTCAAATTACTAACTTACTTGACCAAAAGATTAACACCATGTCTGGCGGTGAACAGCAACGTGTAGCTCTAGCTGTCCTAGTTGCCATGGACGTTGATTTACTATTGCTTGATGAACCCTTTGCCAGCTGTGATCCGAAAGCTCGCAGCTTTTTAATTACGAAGCTCGCCCATTTACGTGACCAAGGCAAGACAATTTTATTAAGCGACCATATCTTAAGCGGCTACCGCAATATCTGTGATCATCTGTTTCAATTTAAAAAGCAACAAGTATTTGAAGTATCTCCTACTTACAAGCAACAGCTCCTAGATGTTGAACAACAGCAGTCTAGTTATTCGTTTACCTTACCGGCACCAAGTGAAAATATCTGTTTTAATTTAACTCAAACAGAGTTAATTCACAGACGATGCTTATTGCAACAAGACAACTTAAAAATTATTGCTGGTAAAACCACACTAATTACAGGCGCAAATGGTGTTGGCAAGACTTCGCTTTTCAATGCCCTCACTAAAATGATGCCTTACAACGGCAGTTTAACTTACCACGGTAATGAATTACGTCACCTGAAGACAAGAAAATATCTCCTACATGTTGCACAAATTTTTCAAAATGCACGCGATCAATTTTTAAGCGTTACGGTTAACGACGAATTGGCATTAAGCAAAAAGCAACGCACTAATCACTACTTTACTGACGCTAAAATTGCACAAGCCTTAGATTACCTTGAATTAGACAATCACCTTGACCAAGTAGTTTATTCGTTATCAGGCGGACAACAAAAGAAATTACAAATTCTTTTAATGTTAATTGCAGACCAAGACGTGCTGCTAATTGATGAACCACTAAATGGCCTCGATCACTTATCTAGCCAAAAAGTGATGCATCTACTAAAAGAAAGCCAAAAAAATCGTGGTCAGACCTTATTAATCATCAGCCACGAACTAACTGGTCTTGCCGATTGGTGCGATTACCATCTGGTCTTTGCCAACCAGCAGCTAACTTATACAACTAAGTGA
- a CDS encoding helix-turn-helix transcriptional regulator, with product MMAAVKLEQYLASILSATNEDTNELCLQAGSNFNLFTTYLENHNTGLHRYQTATAMLLYAAGGQTNLQVNGQTFALETGNLILLMPKCDYEIGKQAKRDILVKLEFKADVQKSLIKLAANEPREKQIVEQLRNNLKVNRLLYLKSTPLAQPAQIIERIIDEYLKHNLFSQSVIMAQLQLLLVSAIRNRNFAAASEPTQQFADATLESYIDANFSNITLAAAAKHFGFNPNYFSSLVKQKTGKSFVEHVDERRMQEARNLLARPDISVKEIIARVGYNGKSFFYKKFSEYYHETPVQMRAELFRQANINLK from the coding sequence ATGATGGCAGCGGTTAAATTAGAGCAATATTTAGCGAGCATTTTGAGTGCAACCAATGAAGATACAAACGAATTGTGTCTGCAAGCCGGCAGCAACTTTAATTTATTTACAACATATCTTGAAAATCATAATACAGGCTTACATCGTTATCAGACAGCTACCGCTATGCTGCTTTATGCGGCAGGTGGTCAAACTAACTTGCAGGTCAATGGGCAAACTTTTGCATTGGAAACAGGTAACTTGATTTTATTGATGCCAAAGTGTGATTACGAAATTGGTAAACAAGCTAAACGGGATATTTTGGTCAAGTTGGAATTTAAGGCTGATGTGCAGAAGTCATTAATAAAACTGGCGGCGAATGAACCACGTGAAAAGCAGATTGTAGAACAATTACGTAATAACCTAAAGGTTAACCGGCTTTTATATCTGAAAAGTACGCCGCTTGCACAACCGGCACAAATAATTGAACGAATAATTGATGAATATTTAAAGCATAATTTATTTAGTCAAAGTGTGATTATGGCGCAGCTGCAGCTGTTACTTGTTTCTGCAATTCGTAATCGGAATTTTGCGGCTGCATCAGAGCCTACACAGCAATTTGCTGATGCTACGTTAGAAAGTTATATTGATGCTAATTTTAGCAATATTACTTTGGCTGCAGCGGCAAAGCATTTTGGTTTTAATCCTAATTATTTTTCTAGTTTAGTAAAACAAAAAACTGGCAAGAGTTTTGTCGAACATGTAGATGAACGGCGCATGCAGGAAGCCCGTAACTTGTTGGCGCGGCCAGATATTTCTGTTAAGGAGATTATTGCGCGTGTAGGTTATAATGGCAAGTCATTTTTTTATAAAAAATTTAGCGAATATTATCATGAAACACCAGTACAAATGCGAGCAGAATTATTTCGCCAGGCTAACATTAATTTGAAGTAA
- the htpX gene encoding zinc metalloprotease HtpX, which produces MLFQQITRNKRKTYIIMILFAVILALAGAGLGYLFGNSPWGGMIIALIISAIYLFIVMRDPANMVMSLNHAREVNEQEEPELWHIVQDMALVGRVPMPRVYIIDDASPNAFATGRDPEHSAVAVTQGLLKMMNREELEGVLGHEISHIRNYDIRLSTVAAVLVGVISYLSGIASHYIWWFDDDRGHDNDDNNNLVLIFKIIAIIFVLILGPLCAGLAQMALSRNREYLADASSVDLTRNPQGLISALKKIAGSKPMKKADPSSAGMYIADPLHKKHGFSHLFDSHPPTEDRIKRLEKM; this is translated from the coding sequence ATGTTATTTCAACAAATTACCCGCAACAAACGCAAAACTTACATAATTATGATCTTATTTGCGGTAATTTTAGCACTTGCTGGTGCAGGGTTAGGTTATCTTTTTGGTAACAGTCCTTGGGGTGGTATGATAATCGCCCTCATTATTAGCGCTATTTATCTCTTCATTGTAATGCGCGATCCGGCCAACATGGTAATGAGCTTGAACCACGCTCGCGAAGTTAATGAACAAGAAGAGCCAGAACTTTGGCACATTGTTCAAGATATGGCACTTGTCGGTCGCGTCCCAATGCCGCGTGTTTATATTATTGACGATGCCAGTCCTAATGCCTTCGCAACTGGTCGTGATCCTGAACATAGCGCCGTTGCTGTTACCCAAGGTTTACTCAAAATGATGAACCGCGAAGAACTTGAGGGCGTTTTGGGTCACGAAATTTCCCATATCCGCAATTACGATATTCGTTTATCAACTGTTGCTGCAGTCCTTGTTGGTGTTATTTCTTACTTATCGGGAATTGCTAGCCATTATATTTGGTGGTTCGATGATGACCGCGGTCATGATAACGATGATAATAATAATCTTGTGCTGATTTTTAAAATCATCGCGATTATCTTTGTCCTTATTTTAGGACCATTGTGTGCTGGTTTGGCGCAGATGGCTTTATCACGTAATCGTGAATATCTAGCCGATGCTTCATCAGTTGACCTCACACGCAACCCACAGGGCCTGATTTCAGCTTTAAAAAAGATCGCTGGCAGTAAGCCAATGAAAAAGGCAGATCCTAGCAGTGCCGGAATGTATATCGCAGATCCGTTACATAAAAAACACGGATTTTCTCATCTTTTTGACAGTCATCCCCCAACAGAAGACCGCATTAAGCGTTTAGAAAAAATGTAA
- a CDS encoding LemA family protein yields the protein MSTLTWIILIIIILLIGIYITIYNGLQKAKVYTDESWSQIDVQLKRRNDLIPNLVETTKGYAKHEKETLEHVVELRNQLTNIPTGERTETLKVSNQISDALKSIFALQENYPDLKANQNFMKLQEELTNTENKIAYSRQLYNSSAALYDQKLLTFPSNLVASIHGFKKVDYLEASAAEKEVPKVKF from the coding sequence ATGTCAACATTAACTTGGATAATTTTAATTATCATTATTTTATTAATTGGAATTTATATTACTATCTATAATGGACTGCAAAAAGCCAAGGTCTACACGGACGAATCCTGGAGCCAAATTGACGTGCAATTAAAGCGGCGCAACGATCTAATTCCCAATTTAGTTGAAACCACTAAGGGCTATGCAAAACACGAAAAAGAAACTTTAGAACACGTTGTTGAACTACGTAATCAGTTAACTAACATTCCAACAGGGGAACGAACAGAAACTCTTAAAGTATCTAATCAAATTTCGGATGCCTTAAAGTCAATCTTTGCTTTGCAGGAAAACTATCCTGATTTAAAAGCTAACCAGAACTTTATGAAACTGCAAGAAGAATTAACCAACACCGAAAACAAGATTGCATATTCACGGCAGCTTTATAATTCATCTGCAGCCTTATATGATCAAAAGCTATTAACCTTTCCATCAAATTTAGTTGCTAGTATCCATGGCTTCAAGAAAGTTGATTACTTGGAAGCTAGTGCAGCTGAAAAAGAAGTGCCTAAGGTTAAGTTTTAA
- a CDS encoding SLC13 family permease, producing MTVFKKIFNDRILQITAVVTIISLFFARPRLGDINLHTIFSVAAMLIIIQIYAYLHVLDVLAYKLTSIADNTRKLNILFTLLAIIAGMFLGNDITALTLIPLYLNIAKKYDLPQILPVTLIGMGANIGAAFTPWGNPHNIFLVSKYSVSALQFFSWSLPYLLSSLVITFVIFHFIPRKQIPVQESKQITISVRPTIITTVVFGFFFLGVFKVVNIVWPMLAAIILALLINPRILLKIDFALLLTFTCFFIFISDIQQIPIVVAIIHTMINSESSTYFTSILSSQIISNVPATILVGKFTPYAEALFLGSNIGGFGSPIGSMANMLVLKTFTQNATVSRNEFFKKWSMMQFIGLFILTITGWLLLLI from the coding sequence ATGACCGTCTTCAAGAAAATTTTCAATGACAGAATCTTACAGATTACTGCTGTAGTAACAATTATAAGCCTTTTTTTTGCTAGGCCGCGGCTTGGAGATATTAATTTACATACCATATTTTCAGTCGCCGCGATGCTAATTATTATTCAAATCTACGCTTATTTACACGTCCTCGACGTTTTGGCGTACAAATTAACCAGTATCGCTGACAATACACGCAAGCTGAACATTTTGTTTACACTACTAGCGATAATTGCTGGGATGTTTCTCGGCAACGATATAACAGCGCTTACATTAATTCCACTTTATTTGAATATTGCTAAAAAATACGACCTACCACAAATTTTACCCGTTACCCTAATCGGCATGGGAGCAAATATTGGTGCTGCTTTTACACCTTGGGGTAACCCACACAATATTTTTTTAGTTAGTAAATACTCTGTCAGCGCTTTGCAATTCTTCTCATGGTCGCTGCCTTATCTACTTAGCTCACTAGTCATTACTTTCGTTATCTTTCACTTTATTCCACGCAAGCAAATTCCGGTACAAGAAAGTAAACAAATTACAATTAGTGTCAGACCAACAATTATTACAACCGTTGTCTTCGGCTTCTTCTTTTTGGGTGTCTTCAAAGTAGTTAATATTGTATGGCCGATGCTTGCTGCAATTATTCTAGCTTTGTTAATTAATCCGCGAATTTTACTTAAAATTGATTTCGCTCTGTTATTAACTTTTACCTGCTTTTTTATTTTTATCAGCGATATCCAACAAATTCCGATTGTAGTTGCCATTATTCATACAATGATCAATTCGGAAAGTTCAACGTATTTTACTTCCATTTTATCAAGTCAGATCATTAGCAACGTACCCGCAACTATCTTAGTTGGTAAGTTCACACCTTACGCTGAAGCATTGTTCTTAGGCTCTAATATTGGCGGTTTTGGTTCACCAATTGGCTCTATGGCTAACATGCTGGTACTCAAGACTTTTACTCAAAACGCAACTGTTTCAAGAAATGAATTTTTCAAGAAATGGTCCATGATGCAGTTTATCGGTTTATTCATCTTAACAATTACCGGCTGGCTGTTACTACTAATTTAA
- a CDS encoding iron-sulfur cluster biosynthesis family protein has protein sequence MSNTKNVKMNIKPEAANKIKSHIKHGQVVLLALNDGSNQYSKIGGTCTIGANFQFVILDQVDPKFTITIKNNADIDLFTSPAEMQYLDENLVVAEKNAIMSLADDSGVIDGAVTINVYEPAKVTKKDMQEGKTC, from the coding sequence ATGAGTAATACCAAAAATGTAAAAATGAATATTAAACCCGAAGCTGCAAATAAGATTAAGAGTCACATTAAACATGGTCAAGTCGTCTTGCTAGCATTAAATGATGGCTCTAATCAATATTCAAAGATTGGTGGTACTTGTACTATTGGTGCCAACTTTCAATTTGTAATTTTGGATCAAGTAGACCCGAAGTTCACAATTACAATTAAGAACAATGCCGACATAGATCTATTCACTAGTCCAGCTGAAATGCAATATTTGGATGAAAATTTAGTTGTTGCAGAAAAGAATGCAATAATGAGTTTAGCTGATGATAGTGGTGTGATTGATGGCGCGGTTACGATTAATGTCTATGAACCAGCAAAAGTTACAAAAAAAGATATGCAAGAAGGCAAAACTTGCTAA
- a CDS encoding HNH endonuclease signature motif containing protein: MKFQCSSCGLRINSVHFKQQGLMNPKLTSICDICLQRGQDANDFANLAVQTFAQGLLYTFVGKSMADSEHDFLVNKKEHRKRYEAFIQDYDGNSLAQQQLSRHDFNAAVIASESGQTDFVPQIDLTFAENLERLGLQVNFQLNEVDYIDRERIRAKYHYRCQYCGRRGRSVDHKDPVSLSHNNDFANLILSCQECNKIKSNMPYDLFTKLNEQIKPINQKLVKYENALATLQGEFEERRRKLAATAHLKGVVNDPELNALRKQNKKLQDAIDSLASDYRELRLLREQHFMTGWKLAEEQKTPDII; encoded by the coding sequence GTGAAATTTCAGTGCAGCAGCTGCGGCTTACGCATAAATTCAGTACATTTTAAACAACAAGGCTTGATGAACCCTAAATTGACGAGTATTTGTGATATTTGCTTGCAAAGAGGGCAAGATGCCAATGACTTTGCTAATTTGGCGGTACAGACTTTTGCTCAAGGGTTGTTGTATACCTTTGTGGGTAAGTCGATGGCTGATAGTGAGCATGATTTTCTAGTAAATAAAAAGGAGCATCGCAAGCGTTATGAAGCCTTTATTCAGGATTATGACGGCAATAGTTTAGCTCAGCAGCAATTATCCCGTCATGATTTTAATGCAGCTGTGATTGCTAGTGAAAGCGGGCAAACTGATTTTGTGCCGCAGATTGATTTAACTTTTGCTGAAAACTTAGAGCGACTGGGCTTGCAAGTTAACTTTCAATTAAATGAAGTGGACTACATTGACCGTGAACGCATTCGGGCGAAGTATCATTATCGCTGCCAGTACTGCGGTCGCCGCGGACGCAGTGTGGATCATAAAGATCCGGTGTCACTGTCGCACAACAATGATTTTGCTAATTTGATTTTGTCGTGTCAAGAATGTAATAAAATTAAATCCAATATGCCGTATGACTTGTTTACTAAGTTAAATGAGCAGATCAAGCCAATTAATCAAAAGTTAGTTAAGTATGAGAATGCATTGGCAACGCTTCAAGGTGAATTTGAAGAACGTCGACGTAAGTTGGCAGCTACAGCTCATTTAAAGGGGGTTGTTAATGATCCAGAATTAAATGCGCTGCGCAAGCAGAATAAGAAATTGCAAGACGCAATTGATAGCTTAGCCAGCGATTATCGCGAACTTCGCTTGTTGCGTGAGCAGCATTTTATGACCGGATGGAAATTGGCTGAAGAACAGAAAACCCCTGATATTATTTAG
- a CDS encoding BspA family leucine-rich repeat surface protein → MKLKIRKLELCLAVTCLGLLGLANSLPVSAVETTPTPANSWAWNNAMWTGTDGDCTWSYDIVSKTLTISPGQNGAQLSSTPLTKKLSGISDVKHLVFAGPVKLAINSGNKFSGLGKLQTITGLNQIDTSQVVNMSNMFAQDQNLQSLDLSSWDTGRVVNMAGMFTQDSSLANLNLANIKTDQVTNMSNMFNGDSKLAQLDLSKFDTKRVTNMQMMFAGIGVADLNLSYLNTSNVTSMAGMFANAKTVNINLSGLNTSRVTNMAGMFNGDHNLVKLDMSNIDTSHVTDMSNMFNGDSQLSQLDLVKFDTGSVTNMSSMFAGVKPAEINLHNLNTSHVVNMSNMFNKATFTKLDLEHLNTNHVTNMSGMFANADIAQLDLEHFDASHVLDMSRMFESAKIANLDLRQLNTSYVTNMSRMFANFANLSQLDFGKFDTSNVTNMSGMFAENKNITSLDLSNLNTSQVVGMGRMFNNDTKLKRLNLHHWNTKNVTTTENMFTNCSSLTKLDLSDFRLPKVNVTAGMFQYDYKLKQLDLSHFNKNNNSILTDAGSTTRFAVKLGNYQLSKYSGFGQGYKTIQAVGKGTINHPRGKKYTVKQILRLYRKSNKHRPVETYVMKKGPKRQAPKNISLVVSHN, encoded by the coding sequence ATGAAGCTAAAAATAAGAAAATTAGAACTTTGCTTGGCAGTAACATGCCTAGGCTTGTTGGGATTAGCAAACAGTTTGCCTGTGTCTGCGGTTGAAACTACTCCAACGCCTGCCAATTCATGGGCTTGGAATAATGCTATGTGGACAGGGACGGATGGTGATTGCACTTGGAGTTACGATATTGTTTCTAAGACTTTAACAATTAGTCCCGGTCAAAATGGTGCTCAGCTTTCAAGCACACCTCTTACAAAAAAGCTGTCAGGAATCAGTGACGTAAAACATCTTGTATTTGCAGGACCAGTTAAATTGGCGATTAATTCAGGAAATAAATTTAGCGGCTTAGGTAAGCTGCAAACAATTACGGGTCTGAATCAAATTGATACAAGCCAAGTGGTTAACATGTCTAATATGTTTGCTCAAGATCAGAATTTGCAGAGTCTAGATTTGAGTAGTTGGGATACAGGGCGTGTAGTTAATATGGCGGGGATGTTTACTCAAGATTCAAGTCTGGCTAATCTAAACTTGGCAAATATTAAGACTGATCAGGTAACAAACATGTCTAATATGTTTAATGGCGATAGTAAATTAGCGCAACTTGATCTAAGTAAATTTGATACTAAGCGTGTAACTAATATGCAGATGATGTTTGCCGGAATTGGTGTGGCAGATCTGAATCTTAGTTACCTGAATACCAGTAATGTTACTAGTATGGCCGGAATGTTTGCGAATGCTAAAACAGTGAATATTAATTTATCTGGCCTTAATACTAGTCGAGTGACAAATATGGCTGGCATGTTTAATGGCGACCATAATTTGGTTAAACTCGATATGTCTAATATAGATACTAGTCACGTGACAGATATGTCTAATATGTTTAATGGCGATAGTCAACTGTCACAACTAGATTTAGTTAAATTTGATACAGGTAGTGTTACAAATATGTCTAGTATGTTTGCAGGGGTTAAACCTGCAGAAATCAATTTGCATAATTTAAATACTAGCCATGTTGTTAACATGAGCAATATGTTTAATAAAGCAACGTTTACTAAGTTAGACTTAGAACATTTGAATACCAATCATGTTACAAACATGTCAGGAATGTTTGCTAATGCTGATATTGCTCAGTTAGACTTAGAACATTTTGATGCTAGTCATGTTCTGGATATGTCGAGGATGTTTGAAAGTGCAAAAATTGCCAATTTAGACTTAAGGCAATTAAATACCAGCTATGTTACAAATATGTCTCGCATGTTTGCTAATTTTGCCAACTTAAGTCAATTGGACTTTGGCAAATTTGATACTAGCAATGTCACTAATATGTCAGGGATGTTTGCTGAAAATAAAAATATTACAAGTTTAGATTTAAGTAATTTAAATACCAGTCAAGTGGTTGGCATGGGTAGAATGTTTAATAATGATACTAAGTTAAAGCGACTTAATTTACATCATTGGAATACTAAAAACGTTACAACAACTGAAAACATGTTTACTAATTGTAGTAGTTTAACTAAGCTAGATCTTAGTGATTTTAGATTACCTAAAGTAAATGTCACCGCAGGAATGTTTCAATATGATTATAAGTTGAAGCAGTTAGATTTAAGTCATTTTAACAAGAATAATAATAGTATATTGACTGATGCAGGTTCTACTACTAGATTTGCAGTAAAATTGGGCAATTACCAGTTGAGCAAATATTCGGGATTTGGTCAAGGATACAAGACTATTCAAGCTGTTGGCAAGGGTACAATCAATCATCCTCGCGGGAAAAAATACACGGTTAAGCAAATATTGCGATTATATCGTAAGTCTAATAAGCATCGGCCAGTAGAAACATATGTGATGAAAAAGGGGCCTAAACGCCAAGCGCCTAAAAATATTTCACTGGTTGTAAGTCATAACTAA
- a CDS encoding SLAP domain-containing protein, translating to MKLIRKLTIVLLTALLCISPIFTIVPTQITSAAHVEKDKLGFIGSPYIYKKSGKRYRYYDQIAKNLFTDTDVNGYNYFDGNDTTPTTSFTGKTITIKGQKYYEIAKNAYIKAANVLTLNGKNIKKGKLTLNHKSKLYTKNGHQTKKELAADSIISYAGKVKKKKTCPKYFYYTGTNKYAYLPTKRIKGHDYYSLKNHLYVNAQNVGTINGEIARLNGVTYATVIKSSRTQTISNGLTNHKLVKGQKVKIDMAVAPWAEDFDGYIYHLHNYPKEYIDEGYIKIRNDLPITNYNDMAYTYFKPINGNQITTYKVDGSPTAQALIIKDNNQPTVDAKLYLWVEHDHQAELFYHILHSDSDQTADETVPDYSNSFVKASDIKITGGVKLTSLNNAKDAKADNVIATDTNKQELRQLFADNLANAYTDASLRQNYNNALAIAASVIRSTTASRGEVKEATWLLKTTEDQLSELYFEPWS from the coding sequence ATGAAATTAATCAGAAAATTAACCATAGTACTACTGACCGCTTTACTTTGCATTAGTCCGATATTTACGATTGTTCCAACACAAATCACTAGTGCCGCACATGTAGAAAAAGATAAATTAGGTTTTATCGGTAGTCCCTACATTTATAAAAAAAGCGGCAAACGTTACCGTTATTATGACCAAATTGCCAAGAATCTGTTTACTGATACTGACGTGAATGGCTATAACTATTTCGATGGCAACGACACTACGCCAACAACTTCTTTTACTGGCAAAACGATTACCATTAAAGGTCAAAAATATTACGAGATTGCCAAGAACGCCTATATTAAGGCAGCTAATGTTCTTACCCTGAACGGTAAAAACATTAAAAAAGGTAAGCTAACTCTGAATCATAAATCAAAGCTCTACACTAAAAATGGTCATCAAACTAAAAAAGAACTAGCTGCTGACTCAATTATCAGTTATGCTGGCAAAGTTAAAAAGAAGAAGACTTGTCCTAAATATTTTTATTATACAGGTACTAATAAATATGCTTATCTGCCAACCAAAAGAATTAAAGGTCACGACTATTATTCTTTGAAAAATCATCTTTATGTCAATGCGCAAAATGTCGGTACTATTAACGGTGAAATTGCCCGCCTTAACGGTGTTACCTATGCCACTGTCATCAAAAGCAGCCGTACACAAACCATTTCTAACGGACTAACAAATCATAAATTAGTTAAGGGGCAAAAAGTCAAAATTGACATGGCAGTCGCTCCTTGGGCAGAAGATTTTGATGGCTATATTTATCATTTACATAACTATCCTAAGGAATATATTGATGAAGGATATATCAAGATTAGAAATGACCTGCCAATTACTAATTACAATGACATGGCTTATACTTATTTTAAACCCATTAACGGTAACCAAATTACAACTTACAAAGTAGATGGGTCTCCAACAGCTCAAGCCCTTATAATTAAAGATAATAATCAGCCCACAGTCGACGCTAAACTCTATCTTTGGGTAGAACACGATCATCAAGCTGAATTGTTCTACCACATACTGCACTCAGATTCAGATCAAACCGCAGATGAAACAGTTCCTGATTACAGCAACAGCTTTGTCAAAGCAAGCGACATAAAAATTACTGGTGGTGTTAAACTAACGAGCCTCAATAATGCTAAGGATGCTAAAGCTGATAATGTCATTGCAACAGATACAAATAAACAAGAGCTCCGGCAACTATTTGCAGATAATTTAGCAAACGCATATACTGATGCTAGCTTAAGGCAAAATTACAATAATGCTCTAGCAATTGCCGCAAGCGTTATTAGATCAACTACAGCTAGCCGTGGTGAAGTTAAAGAAGCAACTTGGCTACTTAAAACAACTGAAGATCAATTAAGTGAATTATACTTTGAACCATGGAGTTAA